The Nostoc sp. 'Lobaria pulmonaria (5183) cyanobiont' genome window below encodes:
- a CDS encoding MgPME-cyclase complex family protein — MQTYHYVLASQRFLLQEEPIHEVLKERIRNYHEQEKQIDFWLVEQPAFLETPQFKQLKAKCPQPAVAIISTNPQFITWLKLRLEYVITGEFQAPSEAIPDALASLATVS; from the coding sequence ATGCAAACATACCATTACGTTTTGGCAAGTCAACGCTTTCTTCTCCAAGAAGAACCGATACACGAAGTTCTCAAAGAACGCATCCGAAACTACCACGAACAAGAAAAACAAATAGATTTTTGGTTGGTTGAGCAACCAGCTTTTTTGGAAACACCACAGTTTAAACAGTTAAAGGCAAAGTGTCCCCAACCAGCAGTAGCAATTATTTCTACAAATCCTCAATTTATTACTTGGTTAAAACTGCGTTTAGAGTACGTCATTACTGGAGAATTCCAGGCTCCTTCTGAGGCAATACCAGATGCTTTAGCATCGTTAGCTACTGTATCTTAG
- a CDS encoding SnoaL-like polyketide cyclase → MSATQSNNLPLWVQDRDKVIAESTDVEWRYQTPPDYSRSNENLAKESTYNHLEGTLEAIVQNLVRTFEMEVSFKANPQEWLSIVNEQFRVSTNGGVEYTAADVSAQGTYNLFMADSEHYKASEESFESSAKVFHTTFPQGFPWEVVEVFSGPPNVTFKWRHWGHFNGEYKDHAPTEETLEIIGMTIAKVTDDLKLISLEHYFDNNLFLEKLTSGGKQIKSENQKSACPFSSWFKKSQKS, encoded by the coding sequence ATGAGCGCAACACAATCTAACAACCTGCCACTTTGGGTACAGGATCGGGATAAGGTGATAGCAGAAAGCACTGATGTCGAGTGGCGTTATCAGACACCGCCTGATTATTCCCGTTCAAATGAGAATCTTGCTAAAGAAAGTACCTACAATCATCTTGAAGGAACACTGGAAGCGATCGTACAAAACTTGGTGCGAACCTTTGAGATGGAGGTATCATTCAAAGCTAACCCGCAAGAGTGGTTATCTATTGTTAATGAACAGTTTCGCGTCAGTACCAATGGTGGAGTAGAGTACACAGCAGCAGATGTATCAGCCCAAGGTACTTACAATTTATTTATGGCTGATTCAGAGCATTACAAGGCTTCAGAAGAAAGCTTTGAATCATCCGCAAAAGTCTTTCACACAACATTTCCCCAAGGATTTCCTTGGGAAGTGGTGGAAGTTTTCTCAGGGCCACCGAATGTAACATTTAAATGGCGGCATTGGGGACATTTTAACGGAGAATACAAAGACCATGCACCTACTGAAGAGACGCTAGAAATTATTGGCATGACTATTGCAAAAGTTACCGATGACTTGAAACTTATTTCCTTAGAACACTACTTTGACAATAATCTGTTCTTGGAAAAGCTAACATCTGGTGGCAAACAGATAAAATCTGAAAACCAGAAAAGTGCTTGTCCGTTTAGTTCTTGGTTCAAGAAATCTCAAAAAAGTTAG
- a CDS encoding pyridoxine 5'-phosphate synthase, whose product MPTLGVNIDHIATIRQARRTVEPDPVAAAVLAELAGADGITVHLREDRRHIQDRDVLLLRQTVRSHLNLEMAATDEMLAIALNIKPDYVTLVPEKREEVTTEGGLNIVGQIARIGEIVDKLQSASIPVSLFIDAEPAQIEASVKIQAQFIELHTGQYAEAKDETNRHRELAILAKGCEQAIQAGLRVNAGHGLTYWNVYPVAALPGMEELNIGHTIISRAALVGMERAVREMKQAIRGDRG is encoded by the coding sequence GTGCCTACACTTGGTGTTAACATTGACCACATCGCCACCATCCGGCAAGCGCGGCGGACGGTGGAACCAGATCCGGTAGCGGCGGCGGTACTGGCAGAATTGGCGGGTGCAGATGGAATTACGGTGCATCTGCGCGAAGATCGGCGGCATATCCAAGATCGGGATGTACTGCTGTTACGGCAAACAGTGCGATCGCATCTGAATTTAGAAATGGCTGCTACAGATGAAATGCTAGCGATCGCTCTCAATATCAAACCAGATTACGTGACCTTAGTCCCCGAAAAGCGCGAAGAAGTGACAACAGAAGGCGGACTAAATATTGTCGGGCAAATTGCTAGAATAGGTGAAATAGTCGATAAATTGCAAAGCGCTAGCATTCCAGTTAGTTTATTTATCGATGCCGAACCAGCACAAATTGAAGCATCTGTCAAGATACAGGCGCAGTTTATTGAATTGCACACCGGACAATATGCTGAGGCTAAAGATGAAACAAATCGCCACCGAGAATTAGCCATATTAGCTAAAGGTTGTGAACAAGCGATTCAAGCCGGATTGCGAGTCAACGCTGGTCACGGACTCACCTACTGGAACGTCTATCCGGTGGCTGCGCTTCCAGGTATGGAAGAACTGAACATTGGTCATACCATCATTAGCCGGGCAGCATTAGTAGGTATGGAAAGAGCAGTCCGGGAAATGAAACAAGCTATAAGAGGGGACAGGGGATAG
- a CDS encoding trifunctional serine/threonine-protein kinase/ATP-binding protein/sensor histidine kinase gives MNTAVEPMDKFFNYQISEQLYVGSRTLVYRAIREADRLLVVIKLLQQEYPTFNELLLFRNQYTIAKNLDLPGIVRPYSLEPYRNSYALVMEDFGGISLRDWLNKKMGSNQYTLTEFLEIAIALSNTLDGLYRHRVIHKDIKPANILINPETKQVKLIDFSIASLLPRESQEIYSPNILEGTLAYLSPEQTGRMNRGIDYRSDYYSLGVTFYELLAGHLPFESSDPMELVHCHIAKQPEKLGGRGQEAGGSREEEIPEVLCDIVMKLMAKNAEDRYQSALGLKFDLEKCLSQLQEIGSIKSFKLGERDICDRFIIPEKLYGRQSEVQSLLNAFERVSQGSTEIMLVAGFSGIGKTAVVNEVHKPIVRQRGYFIKGKFDQFQRNIPFSAFVQAFRDLIGQLLSETDTQFERWKSKILSALGENAQVMIEVIPELERIIGKQSPAPELSGSAAQNRFNLLFLKFTQVFAALEHPLVIFIDDLQWADSASLKLMHLLMSEVDIAYLLLIGAYRDNEVNPVHPLMLTLEEIQKFGATVNTITLAPLDQISVNHLVADTLSCTLALAAPLTELVLSKTKGNPFFSTQFLKALHQDRLITFNFDGGYWECDIAQVRSLALTDDVVEFMAIQLEKLSIETQEVLKLAACVGNSFDLATLAIVYEQSEATTADELWKALQEGFIIPTSDVYKFYQQHSLVNSQNDYGQITISYKFIHDRIQQAAYSLIPDNQKQVTHLHIGRLLQQATTANERDEKIFAIVNHLNQGAALISDQLEQQELVQLNLAAGHKAKGATAYAAALDYFNTGIAMLTGNCWHSQYNLALILYEGATESAYLCTDFEQMEQLAEIVLNHAQSWLDRVKIYNIKIQACIAQNQQLEALRLAREVLKHLGVHLPEQPTPADIGQALRHTQTLLNDRSIESLLELPQMTAPDKKAAMVILSAVLSAAYQAAPDLLPLINLAHVDLSVQYGNAPESTHGYVMYGLTLLVVLGDIDAGYRFGQLGMNLLEHIHAPELTAKTIFAFNNFLRHWQEPAKDTLEGYLKAYSSGLEIGDIQYVALSLLGYSFTAYFSSQELSSLRQTMEAHRQVMQQLRQDTYLHKQSIYYQAVLNLLETTAEPDRLHSEHYNEHEMIQLHLKTNDVTALHQIYVNKLLLSYLFQRYEQALENATLTEQYLGAGKGLMHVPIFYFYDALVRLAVYPDASEIDQISIIERVTAHQEKLSIWAAHAPSNQAHRHALVIAEKCRVLGAKAEAIEYYDRAIAKAKENEYLNEEALANELAAKFYLEWGKERIAQEYLINAYYCYTRWGANAKVDDLEQRYPQLLAPILQQRQSLLTPNETIANIDSITTFHPSINKSVTSSSNTSVMLDLATVLKASQTLSSEIELDKLLTKLLQVVIENAGADKCALLLLKEGRLVVEATAQVGQQSTVLQSIFMEDSADIPHSLIYTVKRSLQPSVILDITLHPVLIADPYINLRQPKSLLCTPILYQGKLLGILYLENNLMTGAFTSDRVEILNLLCTQAAISLENARLYQQAQNTLENLGQTEQFLRLIIENIPQSVFWKDCNSVYLGCNHKFTQTWGLGVPENVIGKTDYDLPWTREQSDFFVARDRRIMEFGEPELNIIETVQQVDGKQKWSNTNKIPLKDKEKNIFGILNTSEDITERQQAQHLLQQQKQQLEQALQELQTMQLQLVQGEKMSALGNLVAGVAHEINNPVGFIAGNIEPAKDYVKDLFGLINLYQEKFPNPGSDIQDEIDAIDLNYLREDLPKLLDSMKLGVQRIRSISTSLRTFSRADKDYKVPFDIHEGIDSTILILRHRLKANENRPAIEVVKNYGKLPLVECFAGQLNQVFMNLLANAIDALEQYNTERSLEAILANPNRITIQTLVADSSQDVLIKIADNGVGMSPEVKQKVFDHLYTTKPVGKGTGLGLAIARQIVVEAHGGSLSCTSELGKGTEFVIQISTQQQ, from the coding sequence ATGAATACAGCAGTTGAGCCGATGGACAAGTTTTTTAACTATCAAATTAGCGAACAACTTTATGTAGGCTCTAGAACCTTAGTTTACCGTGCTATTCGAGAGGCGGATCGACTTTTGGTTGTCATCAAACTGCTCCAGCAAGAGTATCCCACCTTCAATGAACTGCTGCTATTCCGTAATCAGTACACTATTGCTAAAAATCTTGATCTACCCGGTATTGTTCGTCCCTACAGCCTGGAACCTTACCGCAACAGCTATGCTTTGGTGATGGAGGATTTTGGTGGTATTTCCCTCAGAGATTGGCTCAACAAAAAAATGGGAAGCAACCAATATACTTTGACAGAGTTCTTGGAAATTGCGATCGCTCTGAGTAATACTCTTGACGGACTCTATCGCCATCGAGTTATCCACAAAGATATTAAGCCTGCCAACATCCTCATCAACCCGGAAACTAAGCAAGTCAAGTTGATTGACTTTAGTATTGCCTCTCTTTTACCCAGAGAAAGCCAGGAAATTTACAGTCCCAATATCTTAGAAGGTACTCTCGCCTACCTTTCCCCAGAACAAACCGGGCGGATGAATCGCGGAATTGACTATCGCAGTGATTACTATTCCCTTGGCGTTACCTTCTATGAATTGCTGGCTGGACACCTACCCTTTGAGTCTAGCGATCCGATGGAGTTGGTTCACTGTCATATTGCCAAGCAACCAGAAAAATTAGGGGGCAGAGGACAGGAGGCAGGGGGCAGCAGGGAAGAAGAAATTCCCGAAGTTCTTTGTGACATTGTAATGAAATTGATGGCGAAAAATGCTGAAGACCGCTATCAGAGTGCATTAGGTCTGAAATTTGATTTAGAAAAATGTTTGTCTCAATTGCAAGAAATAGGCTCGATTAAATCTTTTAAATTAGGTGAGCGGGATATTTGCGATCGCTTTATCATCCCAGAAAAGCTCTACGGTCGCCAAAGTGAAGTTCAGAGTTTACTGAATGCCTTTGAAAGAGTCAGCCAGGGAAGCACTGAAATTATGTTGGTAGCAGGCTTCTCTGGCATTGGCAAAACTGCTGTGGTGAACGAAGTCCACAAGCCAATTGTGCGACAACGGGGTTATTTCATTAAAGGTAAATTTGACCAATTCCAGCGCAATATCCCTTTCTCTGCCTTTGTGCAAGCTTTTCGAGACTTAATCGGGCAACTGCTGAGTGAAACTGACACCCAATTCGAGCGCTGGAAGTCCAAAATTCTCTCTGCTTTGGGTGAGAACGCACAAGTGATGATTGAGGTGATTCCAGAACTCGAAAGAATTATTGGTAAACAGTCTCCTGCGCCGGAACTCTCTGGGAGTGCGGCACAAAATCGCTTCAATTTGCTGTTTTTGAAATTCACTCAAGTTTTCGCTGCACTAGAACATCCATTGGTAATTTTTATTGACGATCTGCAATGGGCAGATTCTGCTTCTTTAAAGTTAATGCACTTGTTGATGAGCGAAGTTGACATTGCCTATCTACTGTTAATTGGTGCTTATCGAGATAACGAAGTCAATCCAGTACACCCCCTGATGCTGACCTTAGAAGAAATTCAGAAGTTCGGCGCTACAGTCAATACAATTACCTTAGCTCCCCTCGATCAAATATCTGTCAATCATTTGGTGGCAGATACATTGAGTTGCACACTAGCATTAGCTGCACCGTTAACAGAGTTGGTATTGAGCAAAACCAAAGGAAATCCTTTTTTCAGCACCCAGTTTCTGAAAGCGCTACATCAAGATCGACTAATTACATTTAATTTTGACGGTGGTTATTGGGAATGCGATATTGCTCAGGTGCGATCGCTCGCCCTTACCGATGATGTAGTAGAGTTTATGGCAATTCAGCTGGAAAAGTTGTCAATAGAAACTCAAGAAGTTTTGAAATTAGCGGCTTGTGTAGGAAACTCTTTTGATTTAGCTACATTAGCGATTGTCTATGAACAGTCTGAGGCAACAACGGCAGATGAATTATGGAAAGCACTCCAAGAAGGATTTATCATTCCTACCAGTGATGTTTACAAGTTCTATCAACAGCATTCATTGGTAAATAGCCAGAATGACTATGGACAAATAACCATCAGCTACAAATTTATTCACGATCGCATTCAGCAAGCTGCCTATTCACTAATTCCTGATAACCAAAAGCAAGTTACTCACCTGCACATTGGGCGTTTGCTGCAACAAGCCACGACTGCAAATGAACGCGATGAGAAAATTTTTGCGATCGTCAACCACCTCAATCAAGGGGCCGCTTTGATTAGTGATCAGCTGGAGCAACAGGAACTCGTACAGTTAAACTTGGCGGCTGGGCATAAAGCCAAGGGTGCAACAGCTTACGCAGCAGCTTTAGACTATTTCAACACAGGTATTGCCATGCTAACAGGTAATTGCTGGCATAGCCAATACAATCTCGCCCTTATCTTGTATGAAGGAGCAACAGAATCAGCTTACCTCTGCACCGATTTTGAACAGATGGAACAGTTAGCTGAGATAGTACTGAATCATGCCCAATCCTGGCTGGATCGGGTAAAAATCTACAACATTAAAATCCAAGCTTGCATCGCCCAAAATCAGCAGCTAGAAGCCTTGCGACTAGCACGGGAAGTGTTAAAGCATCTGGGAGTGCATCTGCCAGAGCAACCCACCCCAGCAGACATCGGACAGGCACTGAGGCACACCCAAACCTTACTCAATGATAGGTCAATCGAATCTTTGCTGGAATTACCCCAAATGACCGCACCAGACAAAAAAGCGGCAATGGTGATTCTATCCGCCGTTCTTTCTGCTGCCTATCAAGCTGCCCCAGACTTGTTACCTCTGATTAACCTTGCTCACGTCGATTTATCCGTGCAATATGGGAATGCACCAGAATCGACTCATGGCTATGTGATGTATGGGTTGACATTGCTTGTTGTGTTGGGAGATATTGACGCGGGCTATCGGTTTGGACAACTGGGGATGAACCTGTTGGAACATATCCATGCTCCTGAGTTAACCGCTAAAACCATTTTTGCCTTTAATAACTTCCTCAGACATTGGCAAGAACCTGCGAAAGATACTTTGGAAGGATATCTAAAAGCCTATTCTAGTGGATTAGAAATTGGAGATATTCAATATGTCGCCCTAAGTCTTCTTGGTTATAGCTTCACTGCTTATTTCAGCAGTCAGGAACTGTCTTCTCTTAGACAAACAATGGAAGCTCATCGCCAGGTGATGCAGCAATTGCGCCAGGATACCTATCTCCACAAGCAAAGTATTTACTATCAAGCTGTACTCAATCTGCTGGAGACTACGGCTGAACCCGATCGGTTGCATAGCGAACATTATAATGAGCATGAAATGATTCAGCTTCACCTCAAAACCAATGATGTGACAGCACTACATCAGATTTATGTCAACAAACTGCTCCTCTCCTACCTATTCCAACGCTATGAACAAGCATTAGAAAACGCCACCCTAACGGAACAATATTTAGGTGCAGGAAAAGGACTCATGCACGTTCCAATCTTCTATTTCTACGATGCACTAGTTCGATTAGCGGTTTATCCAGATGCCAGTGAGATAGACCAAATCAGCATTATCGAGCGGGTGACAGCCCATCAAGAAAAACTCAGCATCTGGGCGGCTCATGCACCAAGTAATCAGGCTCACCGCCATGCTTTAGTTATCGCAGAAAAATGTCGAGTCTTGGGGGCGAAAGCAGAGGCTATTGAGTATTACGATCGCGCCATTGCCAAAGCTAAAGAAAACGAATACCTCAATGAAGAAGCTCTCGCCAATGAACTTGCAGCCAAGTTTTATTTAGAATGGGGCAAAGAACGCATTGCTCAAGAGTATTTGATTAATGCTTACTATTGCTACACACGCTGGGGTGCTAATGCCAAAGTCGATGATTTAGAACAACGTTATCCACAACTGCTAGCTCCGATCTTACAACAGAGGCAATCGCTACTTACACCCAATGAAACGATCGCAAATATTGACAGCATTACTACCTTCCACCCAAGCATTAATAAATCAGTAACCTCTAGCAGCAACACATCAGTGATGCTAGATTTGGCAACAGTTTTAAAAGCCTCTCAGACTCTATCGAGTGAAATTGAACTAGATAAATTACTTACGAAGCTGCTGCAAGTAGTGATTGAAAATGCTGGAGCAGATAAGTGTGCGTTACTACTGCTCAAAGAAGGTAGATTGGTAGTTGAGGCGACTGCTCAAGTTGGGCAGCAATCAACGGTGTTACAGTCCATTTTCATGGAAGATAGTGCAGACATTCCTCATAGCCTAATTTACACCGTCAAACGTAGCCTACAACCTAGCGTTATTCTTGATATAACATTGCATCCGGTGCTGATAGCCGATCCCTACATTAATCTTCGGCAACCCAAAAGTTTGCTGTGTACGCCAATTTTGTATCAAGGGAAACTGTTAGGGATTTTGTATTTAGAAAACAATCTGATGACTGGAGCGTTTACTAGCGATCGCGTCGAAATTCTCAATCTATTATGTACTCAAGCTGCAATCTCCCTAGAAAACGCCAGACTTTATCAGCAAGCACAAAATACTCTAGAAAACTTGGGACAGACGGAACAATTCTTGCGGTTAATTATCGAGAATATTCCCCAGTCTGTTTTCTGGAAAGACTGCAATAGTGTTTATTTAGGCTGTAACCATAAGTTTACTCAAACTTGGGGTCTAGGAGTGCCAGAAAATGTTATTGGTAAAACAGACTACGACCTTCCCTGGACTAGGGAGCAATCAGATTTTTTTGTAGCGCGCGATCGCCGCATCATGGAGTTTGGGGAACCAGAACTCAACATTATCGAAACTGTGCAGCAAGTAGATGGAAAACAAAAGTGGTCGAATACAAATAAAATTCCCTTAAAAGATAAAGAAAAAAATATTTTTGGTATCCTTAACACCTCTGAAGATATCACCGAACGTCAGCAAGCACAACACTTGCTGCAACAACAAAAACAACAATTAGAACAAGCATTACAAGAACTCCAAACGATGCAATTGCAATTAGTGCAAGGCGAAAAAATGTCTGCCCTTGGTAACTTGGTAGCAGGTGTTGCCCATGAAATCAACAATCCTGTCGGCTTCATTGCCGGTAACATTGAACCAGCCAAAGATTATGTTAAAGACTTGTTTGGACTAATTAATCTTTATCAGGAAAAGTTTCCCAATCCCGGCTCAGATATTCAAGACGAAATTGATGCCATTGACCTGAATTATTTACGCGAAGATTTACCTAAACTGCTGGACTCGATGAAATTGGGTGTTCAGCGTATTCGCAGCATCAGTACCAGTTTGCGAACCTTCTCCAGAGCAGATAAGGATTATAAAGTTCCTTTTGATATTCACGAAGGCATTGACAGTACTATTCTGATTCTCAGACACCGTTTAAAAGCTAATGAAAACCGTCCAGCAATTGAGGTGGTGAAGAATTATGGCAAACTGCCCCTAGTGGAATGCTTTGCGGGACAACTTAATCAGGTGTTTATGAACTTGTTAGCAAATGCCATTGATGCGCTTGAACAATACAATACAGAACGTAGTTTGGAAGCGATTCTTGCTAACCCCAATCGCATCACCATTCAAACTCTTGTAGCAGACTCAAGTCAGGATGTTTTGATTAAGATTGCTGATAACGGGGTGGGAATGTCACCAGAGGTTAAACAAAAAGTATTTGACCATTTATATACCACCAAGCCTGTCGGAAAAGGCACTGGATTAGGATTAGCGATCGCTCGTCAAATTGTGGTAGAAGCACATGGCGGTTCGCTCTCTTGTACTTCCGAACTTGGAAAAGGCACAGAGTTTGTCATTCAAATCTCTACTCAACAACAATAA
- a CDS encoding glycosyltransferase family 2 protein encodes MPKVSVSIPTFNRVNLLPFAIDSVLNQSEQDFELIICDDGSGDGTPELMSQYTDDRIKYIRHQQNIGKSNNMRSGFDAASGEYFIKFDDDDRLTPDFLASTAAVLAEDSSIDFVGTDHWIIDINNVRDEAKTQENSHRWGRKNLPAGVVNNLLEVVFIQQSFQVGATLFRRKTLQELGYMQPNLQNCEDNDLFVRLALAGKKGYYLPELLMEYRSHAEQQGINRAIPYFFDKIQYLENYKFESEKLEKVRKNRLTETQLLLGLRLIEKGETQKGRELVLAGQSFSTAKAWTGLGLSLLPVGLRGKAFNALRQMRV; translated from the coding sequence ATGCCTAAAGTTAGTGTTTCCATTCCCACGTTTAATCGAGTTAATTTACTGCCTTTCGCAATTGACAGTGTACTCAATCAGTCTGAGCAAGACTTTGAGCTAATTATTTGTGATGACGGTTCTGGCGATGGTACGCCTGAGTTGATGTCACAGTACACAGACGACCGGATTAAATATATCCGTCATCAGCAAAATATTGGTAAAAGTAATAATATGCGCTCTGGCTTTGATGCTGCCAGTGGTGAATATTTTATTAAATTTGATGATGACGACCGGCTAACACCCGATTTTCTCGCAAGTACAGCAGCTGTACTTGCTGAAGACTCTAGCATTGATTTTGTTGGTACAGACCATTGGATAATTGATATTAACAATGTCCGGGATGAGGCAAAAACTCAAGAAAATTCTCATCGCTGGGGTAGGAAGAATTTACCAGCAGGTGTTGTAAATAATTTGTTAGAAGTCGTATTTATTCAGCAAAGCTTTCAAGTGGGGGCGACATTATTTCGTCGTAAAACTTTGCAAGAATTAGGATATATGCAGCCAAATCTCCAAAATTGTGAGGATAATGATTTATTTGTACGTCTGGCTTTGGCTGGAAAAAAGGGCTATTACTTACCAGAATTATTGATGGAATATCGCTCTCATGCAGAGCAGCAAGGTATTAATCGAGCTATTCCTTATTTCTTTGATAAAATTCAGTATTTAGAAAATTATAAGTTTGAGTCTGAGAAATTAGAGAAAGTTAGGAAAAATCGTTTAACTGAAACGCAATTATTATTAGGTTTGCGTTTAATTGAAAAGGGTGAAACGCAAAAAGGCAGAGAACTAGTTTTAGCGGGACAGTCTTTTTCAACTGCCAAAGCTTGGACTGGTTTAGGATTATCGCTGTTACCAGTTGGGTTGCGAGGTAAGGCGTTTAATGCATTGCGACAGATGCGGGTTTAG
- a CDS encoding Npun_R2821/Npun_R2822 family protein, giving the protein MDNFGIYTLANDVVFDQLVALLNSIEVNVSPDIPICIIPYDDRLKRVKQEIRSRPNVSLFDDKSSIKKWEDFAIQVWNAYPRNSRKNKPSIEWNKKNNLIRKMSAFDGEFERFVFYDADSLAMNKLDKVLEKLDQYDFVFDDWEHTKQTSVAAFDLPKLEQKMSLPESEIRREIHCSSFFGSKKGILGIEELKILKKRLIEDKEVEWINEIAWWCDADLFSYMTFRIARPLFNFTLSPDGEDRTGNCANANPFVNIDNVLYNQQGLKPIHRLHYMGYSAIGFARLCKGEDVDIRYKNEFLHYRFLKQPEQKPKQLKPPTIAARSNRFIKKLLNKINQTISYT; this is encoded by the coding sequence ATGGATAATTTTGGGATTTACACACTTGCTAATGACGTAGTATTTGACCAACTAGTAGCTTTGCTAAATAGCATTGAAGTGAATGTTAGTCCAGATATTCCGATTTGTATTATTCCCTATGATGACCGCTTAAAACGAGTTAAGCAGGAGATACGTTCTCGACCTAATGTCAGCCTGTTTGACGATAAAAGCTCGATCAAAAAATGGGAGGATTTTGCTATTCAAGTTTGGAACGCTTATCCAAGAAATAGCCGAAAAAATAAACCTTCTATAGAATGGAATAAAAAAAATAATTTAATCAGAAAAATGTCTGCTTTTGATGGTGAGTTTGAAAGATTTGTATTTTATGATGCTGATAGTTTGGCAATGAATAAGTTGGACAAGGTTTTAGAAAAACTAGACCAATATGACTTTGTATTTGATGACTGGGAACACACAAAACAAACTTCAGTTGCAGCTTTCGACTTGCCGAAGTTAGAACAAAAAATGTCTTTGCCTGAATCTGAAATCAGACGAGAAATCCACTGTTCTAGTTTTTTTGGTTCAAAAAAGGGTATTTTAGGCATTGAAGAATTAAAAATACTCAAAAAACGATTGATAGAAGATAAGGAAGTTGAATGGATTAACGAAATCGCTTGGTGGTGCGACGCAGATTTATTTAGTTATATGACTTTCAGGATTGCTCGACCACTATTTAACTTTACACTCAGTCCCGATGGTGAAGATAGAACTGGCAACTGTGCTAATGCAAATCCATTTGTGAATATTGATAATGTTCTTTATAACCAACAGGGATTAAAACCAATTCATCGCCTTCACTATATGGGTTATTCTGCTATTGGATTTGCCCGCTTGTGTAAAGGTGAAGATGTTGATATTCGTTACAAAAATGAATTTTTACACTATCGCTTTCTGAAGCAACCAGAGCAAAAACCGAAGCAATTAAAGCCACCCACTATAGCGGCTAGAAGCAATCGATTTATCAAAAAACTTTTGAATAAAATTAATCAAACTATTTCTTACACTTAG
- a CDS encoding metal ABC transporter permease, which yields MNSFNDCQITWLAIASSNDLLELLQLPSIQRAIVGAALMGILGGMLGSFVTLRQLSFFSHAVGHAALVGVALGVLLQINPTWMLLPFTLVFGVIVLYFIDKTDLASDSILSIVLSGALAIGLILTSLIKGYRGNLMAVLFGDILAIDTTDLILTLLVLVGGSIFLLSTLRQQILLTLNPDVAQVQGVPVQLYRYAFVVLLSLAVAVAIKAVGVLLVNAFLVIPASTAKLMSHHFSRFLVMSVIVGSISSIAGIIVSGIFNLASGPSIVLVQFLLFVVVFIWFKLSLKAA from the coding sequence ATGAATTCCTTTAATGATTGTCAGATAACTTGGTTAGCGATCGCTAGTAGTAATGACTTGCTAGAGTTGTTACAGCTTCCTTCGATACAGCGTGCGATCGTCGGTGCTGCCTTGATGGGAATACTTGGCGGGATGTTGGGCAGTTTTGTCACCTTGCGCCAGTTGTCATTTTTCAGCCACGCGGTTGGTCATGCAGCATTGGTAGGTGTGGCATTAGGTGTGCTACTACAAATAAATCCTACTTGGATGCTATTACCTTTTACCTTAGTTTTTGGGGTTATTGTCCTCTACTTTATCGACAAAACCGACTTAGCTAGCGATAGCATACTTAGCATCGTGTTATCTGGGGCATTAGCGATCGGTTTAATTCTCACGAGCCTAATTAAAGGATATCGTGGCAACTTGATGGCTGTACTGTTCGGGGATATTCTAGCGATCGACACCACAGATTTGATTTTGACGCTGCTAGTCCTTGTGGGAGGTAGCATATTTTTACTATCAACTCTGCGACAGCAAATTTTATTGACCCTTAACCCCGATGTAGCCCAAGTTCAAGGCGTTCCCGTCCAATTGTACCGCTACGCCTTTGTGGTTTTGCTTTCACTTGCCGTTGCTGTCGCGATTAAAGCTGTTGGTGTTTTATTGGTGAACGCTTTTTTGGTCATTCCCGCCTCCACCGCCAAACTGATGAGTCACCACTTTAGCCGCTTTCTAGTTATGTCGGTGATAGTTGGTTCCATCAGCAGCATTGCTGGCATCATTGTCTCAGGTATTTTCAACCTGGCTTCTGGACCAAGTATTGTTCTTGTTCAGTTTCTACTATTTGTAGTCGTTTTCATCTGGTTTAAGTTGAGTTTGAAAGCTGCATAA